In the Gymnogyps californianus isolate 813 chromosome 3, ASM1813914v2, whole genome shotgun sequence genome, one interval contains:
- the LOC127014325 gene encoding L-threonine 3-dehydrogenase, mitochondrial — translation MPIVKNVSRAVSQLLQSSGCGCGISIVPVRCIGVSPRQVASDASFHSVSFSESDHPRVLITGGLGQLGVGLAKLLRKRFGKNNVILSDIRKPADNVFYSGPFIYADILDYKNLREIVVNNRITWLFHYSALLSAVGEANVPLARAVNITGLHNVLDIAAEHNLRLFVPSTIGAFGPTSPRDPTPDLCIQRPRTIYGVSKVHAELMGEYYHYRYGLDFRCLRYPGIISADSQPGGGTTDYAVQIFHDAIKTGKFQCNLKADTRLPMMYIDDCLKATLEVMEAPAEALSMRTYNISAMSFTPEELAQEVQKHVPELQVTYNVDEVRQAIADSWPMNFDDRNARRDWGWKHDYDLPELVTTMFSFLGSDSRIAQAN, via the exons ATGCCAATTGTCAAAAACGTGAGCAGAGCTGTCAGCCAGCTGCTACAGAGCTCCGGTTGTGGATGTGGGATTTCCATCGTGCCTGTTCGATGCATTGGAGTCTCACCCCGCCAGGTGGCCTCCGATGCTAGCTTTCACTCGGTTTCTTTTTCCGAGTCCGATCATCCTCGGGTGCTAATTACAG GTGGTCTTGGCCAGCTTGGAGTGGGACTTGCTAAGCTTCTGAG GAAACGCTTTGGAAAGAACAACGTGATCTTGTCTGACATTAGAAAGCCTGCAGATAATGTTTTTTATAGTG GTCCTTTTATCTACGCGGATATCTTGGACTACAAGAATTTACGTGAGATAGTGGTGAATAATCGGATAACGTGGCTGTTCCACTATAGCGCTTTGCTCAGTGCTGTTGGAGAAGCAAACGTCCCTTTGGCCAGAGCTGTAAATATTACCG GTTTACACAATGTTCTGGATATTGCAGCTGAGCATAACTTGAGACTCTTTGTTCCAAGCACTATTGGAGCCTTTGGACCCACCTCTCCTCGAGATCCAACTCCTGATCTCTGCATTCAGAGACCAAGGACAATCTATGGAGTCTCCAAGGTTCACGCTGAGCTCATGGGAGAA TACTACCATTACCGGTATGGCCTAGACTTCCGTTGCCTGAGGTATCCAGGAATTATATCCGCTGACTCTCAGCCTGGTGGGGGAACAACTG ATTATGCTGTCCAGATTTTCCATGATGCCATAAAGACCGGCAAATTTCAATGCAACCTAAAGGCAGACACTCGTCTCCCTATGATGTATATTGATGACTGTCTGAAAGCGACTCTAGAGGTCATGGAGGCCCCTGCAGAGGCACTGAGCATGAGGACATACAACATCAGTGCCATGAGCTTCACTCCTGAAGAGCTGGCGCAAGAGGTGCAGAAGCATGTTCCTGAGCTCCAAGTGACCTACAACGTGGATGAAGTCAGGCAGGCCATAG ctgaCAGCTGGCCGATGAACTTTGATGACAGGAACGCCCGGAGGGATTGGGGTTGGAAACATGATTATGATCTCCCTGAGTTGGTGACTACGATGTTTAGCTTCCTTGGGTCCGACTCCAGGATTGCTCAAGCCAACTGA